GACAAAGAAACAATTTTCTACGCTCGCCGTTGTTGCCATTACCTCTTTTATGGGAACATTTCTCATTTCCTCTATAAACATCGCACTTCCCGCCATCGAAAAATCGTTTGAATTGGATGCGGTTTCGCTAAGTTGGGTTATCACTTCTTTTCTTTTGGCTACGGCTATCTTACAATTTCCGGTAGGAAAACTGGGAGATATTTCAGGCATTGAACGGCTCTACAAAATCGGTTTGGTTATTTTTACGGTTTCATCATTACTAAACGGATTGGCTGTTTCCGGTTCTTGGTTAATTGTTTTTCGTTTTATACAAGGCGTTGGCGCCGCTCTTACAAATACCACCGGCTCCGCTATTTTAGTTTCGGAATTCCCGCCTCAAAATCGCGGAAGGGTATTGGGTATTTCCGTTTCTGCCGTTTATCTCGGTTTGGCTTTTGGTCCGTTTGCTGGCGGAATTATCACACAACATATCGGGTGGCGTTTTATTTTCTTTATTGCTGCCGCATTGGGATTGATTTCAACCGTTTTTTCATTCATCTTCCTGAAAAATGAAAAAAAAATTTCAACAGAAAAAATTTCCGATATTGATTTCAAAGGAACCATCTTTTTTGTTCTCGGTCTCATTGGTTTAGTGTATGGCTCCTCGCAAATTCCCGCCTTGTTCGGATGGGTGCTAATGATGGGCGGAGTGTTTTCAACAGTGGTTTTTTGGTTGTTGGAAAGCCGTGCCAAATCCCCTATGATAGACGTAAAACTTTATACTAAAAATCGACTTTTTGCCTTTTCAAATCTGGCTGCGCTTATAAATTATACGGCTACGTCTGCCATTGTTTTCTTTTTAAGTTTGTACTTACAAAAAGTGCAAGGTTTTTCACCACAAAAAGCCGGTACAATTTTAATTGCCCAACCTATAATGATGGCGGTGTTCTCTCCTATTGTGGGACGTCTTTCAGACCGTATTCAACCTCGCTATTTCGCAACTATTGGTATGGCAATGTGTGCTGTAGGATTGGCGGCTTTTGCGTTTCTTACAGCCAAAACACCCATTTGGGTTATTGTAACCGTACTTATTTGGGTAGGATTGGGATTTGCCTTGTTTTCTTCGCCCAATATGAATACCATTATGAGTTCCGTAAACAAAACCCAATACGGACAAGCGTCAGGTTCCGCCGCTTCGATGCGTGTGCTGGGGCAAATTACAAGTATGACCATAGTTACGCTCATTTTTGCATCT
The genomic region above belongs to uncultured Paludibacter sp. and contains:
- a CDS encoding Drug resistance transporter, EmrB/QacA subfamily, with translation MNWTKKQFSTLAVVAITSFMGTFLISSINIALPAIEKSFELDAVSLSWVITSFLLATAILQFPVGKLGDISGIERLYKIGLVIFTVSSLLNGLAVSGSWLIVFRFIQGVGAALTNTTGSAILVSEFPPQNRGRVLGISVSAVYLGLAFGPFAGGIITQHIGWRFIFFIAAALGLISTVFSFIFLKNEKKISTEKISDIDFKGTIFFVLGLIGLVYGSSQIPALFGWVLMMGGVFSTVVFWLLESRAKSPMIDVKLYTKNRLFAFSNLAALINYTATSAIVFFLSLYLQKVQGFSPQKAGTILIAQPIMMAVFSPIVGRLSDRIQPRYFATIGMAMCAVGLAAFAFLTAKTPIWVIVTVLIWVGLGFALFSSPNMNTIMSSVNKTQYGQASGSAASMRVLGQITSMTIVTLIFASMFGNKVIESIPDALFLQAMKWGFLCFSLIGVAGVYFSFNRGNLERKPNG